The genomic segment ACGGCAAGCTGCTGTGGTCGCGCGCCATGTCCTCCTATCAAGGCCTGACGGTAGGCGAGCACAACATTTACCTGAGCGACGCCGACAGTGACGTGTGGGCGCTGGATCGCAATACCGGCGCCAGCCTGTGGAAGCAGACCAAGCTGAAATACCGCGAAATCACCGCGCCGGCACTGAGCGGCGACTACATCGTGGTCGCCGATTACAACGGTTACGTGCATTGGCTGTCCAAGTACGACGGCCACCTCGTGGCGCGCGACCAGGTAGGGGAAAGCAGCATACTGGATACGCCGCTTGCGGTCGGCGATATGGTCTATTTTTATAACGAGTGGGGCTGGTTGACGGCGGTTCAGCGAGTCGGTTCCGTTCCGCCTTCCAGGCCCTTGCCCGGCTTTCTGAGCTCATGAGCCAGCGGGCTGTCTCATAAGGAGGCAGCCGGATGATCACGGATACCGCCACTTTTCGACGCCGCCTGATCGAAGGGGCCATGCTGGGTGTGGCGGCGCTGCTGTTCGCCTATCTGATCTTCGCCGCCTGGTATACCGGCCGGCTGGCCGACGGCCTGAGCCGCAACCTGCTGGCCCTGGGCCGGCAGCTCCCCGCATCGATTCAACTCGCCGCTTCCAGACGGGCGCCGTTCAGCGTGTCGCAACGTTATGTGATCGTTCCGCATGACGGCGATTTTCCTGCTCTGGTGCTTGATCAGCATATCCGTACCGGCTGGCAACGCGTGCCCATACCGGGCGGCGGCGCCCGCTGGTACGGCGCGCGCGTGGTTTCGACGCTGGCCTTTGGCGAACCGCCGGCCGGGCGCGTCGTCTTGCGCGGCGTCAGCTGGGTCGGACCCGGCGGTGTCTTTTCACGTTGGCGGCCGGGGCAGACGGTGGTTGCCGGCCCAGAGGACGGCTGGTTCTGGTTTTTGCAGGACGGCGAACGCAGTACCTCGTCAGGTTCCCTGCCGCAGTTGGTATTGGCATGGCGCGGCCACAGGCTGTCGGTCGCCGGCCTGGTCTGGGATTACCGAGGCCGGAATGCGGTGCCACAGGAAGTCCGTCTGGCCCTGAAACGGCTCGGCTTTCAGGGCCGGAATGGCCGGGTCGCCTTCCGCAACGGCGCCGTCCGCACCCGGGTGGAGCAGGGTGCCGGCGCACCGACCCTGCATCTGATCCTGCGTCTTGATGATCTCGTGATTCCCACGGGCGTGCTCGGCGACCTGAAGGCGGGGATCGACGTGGACCACGCTCCGGTGCTCGGTGCATGGTTGGACCATGAACGGTCGCAGGCACTGCAACCGGGATCGTTGGACACTCTGCTCGCCGGCGCGTCGCTGCGCGTGGCCCCCTTCGTGCTGAAGACCGACAACGGCATTATCCGGGGGCGTGCCAATGTGGTAATACCGAAACCCCAGTCCGCCGCGCGGGCGGCGGATACCGGTCTGCAGGTCCGGGGCGACCTGGCCGTTTCCGCGTCGTTGTTGCGCACGCAACTCGAGAATGCCTTGCGTATCAGGGCGGCGGGCAGGATGGCCGGCGAACTCGCGGCCGAGAAGCGACGGCATCCGCCGCCGCTGGCCCGTGAGGAGATCGATCTGCGTGCGGCCGAGGAGGCCGACCGGCAGTTGAGTCTGTGGTTGAGCCAGGGTTATATGCAGCGCGACCACGGCATGTACACCACCCACTTCGAATGGCGGCGCAACCGTCTGAGCCTGAACGGCCTGTCGGTGAGCGGGCTCGGTAATATGCGACAATAAACGACTTTTTGGACAACCCGGACCGCAATGCTTCCCGTCATCGCACTCGTAGGCCGCCCCAACGTGGGCAAGTCGACGCTGTTCAACCGCCTGACCCGTTCGCGGGATGCGCTGGTGGCCGATTTCCCAGGCCTGACGCGCGACCGCCAGTACGGTACGGG from the Gammaproteobacteria bacterium genome contains:
- a CDS encoding DUF945 family protein encodes the protein MITDTATFRRRLIEGAMLGVAALLFAYLIFAAWYTGRLADGLSRNLLALGRQLPASIQLAASRRAPFSVSQRYVIVPHDGDFPALVLDQHIRTGWQRVPIPGGGARWYGARVVSTLAFGEPPAGRVVLRGVSWVGPGGVFSRWRPGQTVVAGPEDGWFWFLQDGERSTSSGSLPQLVLAWRGHRLSVAGLVWDYRGRNAVPQEVRLALKRLGFQGRNGRVAFRNGAVRTRVEQGAGAPTLHLILRLDDLVIPTGVLGDLKAGIDVDHAPVLGAWLDHERSQALQPGSLDTLLAGASLRVAPFVLKTDNGIIRGRANVVIPKPQSAARAADTGLQVRGDLAVSASLLRTQLENALRIRAAGRMAGELAAEKRRHPPPLAREEIDLRAAEEADRQLSLWLSQGYMQRDHGMYTTHFEWRRNRLSLNGLSVSGLGNMRQ